One window of the Desulfatiglans sp. genome contains the following:
- the nifS gene encoding cysteine desulfurase NifS has translation MKQIYMDYAATTPVRKEVLDEILPFFSENFGNPSSLHTFGQDARYPVESAREKIASAIGATPDEIVFTSGGTESNNFAVKGIANARQDKGRHIITSAIEHHAILEPCHFLEKNGFEVTYLPVDSKGLVDPDDVLKAIKNETILISVMHANNEIGTIQPIKEIGAIARERGILFHSDVVQTLGRMPINVDDLNLDLVSASGHKIYGPKGVGFIYIRKGTRVTPFMHGGEQERGRRASTHNVPGIIGIGKAAELAMIDLHSETERITALRDKMISGILANIEDCRLNGHPEKRLFNNIHVSIDYIEGESLLLYLDMEGIACSTGSACSSASLEPSHVLTAIGVSPDTAYGALRFTLGRLATEEDVNFVIDTLPGIVKKLRDMSPVYKNKGKA, from the coding sequence ATGAAACAGATATACATGGATTACGCAGCCACAACACCGGTAAGGAAAGAGGTTCTGGATGAAATCCTGCCATTTTTTTCAGAGAATTTTGGCAATCCTTCAAGCCTGCATACCTTTGGGCAGGATGCAAGGTATCCGGTTGAATCAGCCCGTGAGAAGATTGCCTCTGCCATAGGGGCCACCCCGGATGAGATAGTCTTTACCAGCGGGGGCACGGAGAGCAACAATTTTGCTGTAAAGGGTATTGCAAACGCAAGGCAGGATAAGGGAAGGCATATTATTACATCAGCCATAGAGCACCACGCAATCCTTGAGCCCTGTCATTTCCTTGAGAAAAACGGGTTTGAAGTAACCTATCTTCCGGTTGATTCAAAGGGGCTTGTTGACCCGGATGATGTGCTTAAGGCCATTAAAAATGAGACAATACTTATATCAGTCATGCATGCCAATAATGAGATAGGGACAATTCAGCCAATTAAGGAGATAGGCGCTATTGCGCGTGAAAGGGGTATTCTCTTCCACTCGGATGTTGTGCAGACCCTGGGTCGTATGCCCATTAATGTTGATGATTTGAATCTGGACCTTGTGAGCGCCTCAGGTCATAAGATATATGGCCCCAAGGGTGTCGGGTTTATCTATATAAGGAAGGGCACCAGGGTTACCCCCTTTATGCATGGCGGTGAGCAGGAGCGTGGACGCAGGGCATCAACCCATAATGTGCCGGGGATTATCGGTATAGGAAAGGCTGCTGAACTCGCCATGATTGACCTGCACTCTGAGACAGAAAGAATCACAGCTCTGAGAGATAAAATGATCAGTGGAATCCTTGCTAACATAGAGGATTGCCGCCTCAACGGGCACCCTGAAAAGAGGCTTTTTAATAATATACATGTATCCATTGATTATATTGAAGGGGAGTCGCTCCTCCTTTACCTTGATATGGAGGGCATTGCCTGCTCTACCGGGTCGGCATGTTCTTCTGCGAGCCTTGAACCATCCCATGTGCTAACAGCTATCGGGGTGTCACCTGATACTGCATATGGCGCCCTTCGCTTCACACTCGGAAGGCTGGCAACAGAGGAGGATGTGAATTTTGTTATTGATACACTTCCTGGTATTGTTAAAAAACTGAGAGACATGTCACCAGTTTATAAGAATAAGGGCAAGGCATAA
- a CDS encoding Rrf2 family transcriptional regulator, translated as MKLSTRVRYGVRLMVELAERYGEGPVFLKDIASGQGISEKYLSIIVIPLRSAGLVFSARGANGGYTLSRDPKAISLKDVVDVLEGEACLVDCVRDPSACDRNSHCSSRGVWQKVGDRISEALSEVTLAQMADDSLEKKQKMAGYEI; from the coding sequence ATGAAGCTTTCTACAAGAGTAAGGTATGGTGTCAGGCTCATGGTTGAGCTGGCAGAGCGTTATGGTGAGGGACCTGTTTTTTTAAAGGATATTGCATCAGGACAGGGGATATCAGAGAAATATCTGAGCATTATTGTAATCCCCCTCCGCTCGGCAGGGCTGGTTTTTTCTGCAAGGGGCGCAAATGGAGGATATACCCTTTCTCGTGATCCAAAGGCAATTTCACTCAAGGATGTGGTTGATGTGCTTGAGGGGGAGGCCTGCCTGGTTGATTGTGTCAGGGATCCATCAGCCTGTGACAGAAACAGCCATTGTTCAAGCAGGGGGGTATGGCAAAAGGTGGGAGACAGGATTTCTGAGGCATTAAGCGAAGTAACACTTGCTCAAATGGCTGATGATTCACTTGAAAAGAAACAAAAAATGGCCGGTTACGAGATCTGA
- a CDS encoding PQQ-binding-like beta-propeller repeat protein, with amino-acid sequence MKLTSKYMELIPIFLIAAGGAALFSLLMLEGRGAGVSIRMPVPENISTFDISLPFVGELTLSDGIPSEIEGSWPGFRGANLDAILSSNLPRPLNLRWEETPPKVLWETALGEGYAGAAVANGRVYILDYDQEKEGDVIRCLSLDDGREIWRFFYRVKIKRNHGMSRTVPVIVGDSVITLGPKCHVVCLDAITGELRWKRDLVQEDGAEVPAWYAGQCPLVDGDKLILGVGGKDTLLMALDYRTGEIIWKTPNPSGWKMTHSSIVPMDLGTERSYVYCAGGGVTAVSAEDGRLLWSYPEWRINIANVPTPLIIDRERIFLCGGYNAGAMMLSVKKRGDNYVPEPLYRLNARVFGSDQQTPIFYKGHIYGVRPDQQLVCMDLDGNILWTSTSANKFGLGPYTVINDIIFVMDNEGQLNAVKATHEAYQPLTSARVLSGHESWGPMAFVAGRLIVRDLISMRCLDIMKGG; translated from the coding sequence ATGAAGCTGACATCAAAATATATGGAACTTATCCCGATTTTTCTTATTGCAGCCGGCGGAGCGGCCCTGTTTTCCCTGCTCATGCTTGAGGGTCGGGGGGCAGGCGTATCGATCCGCATGCCTGTGCCTGAAAACATATCAACATTTGACATCTCCCTTCCATTTGTCGGAGAACTTACCCTGTCCGATGGCATTCCATCTGAAATAGAGGGCTCCTGGCCCGGTTTCAGGGGTGCAAATCTGGACGCAATCCTTTCAAGTAATCTGCCAAGGCCGCTCAATCTCAGATGGGAAGAGACGCCCCCAAAGGTGCTCTGGGAAACAGCCCTTGGTGAGGGTTATGCAGGTGCAGCAGTAGCAAATGGCCGTGTCTATATACTGGATTATGATCAGGAAAAGGAGGGGGATGTTATCCGCTGCCTCTCCCTTGATGACGGGAGAGAGATATGGAGGTTTTTCTACAGGGTAAAGATAAAGCGTAACCACGGTATGAGCCGTACAGTCCCGGTTATTGTTGGTGACAGCGTGATCACACTCGGCCCCAAGTGTCATGTGGTGTGCCTTGATGCTATTACCGGGGAGTTAAGGTGGAAACGTGATCTTGTACAGGAGGATGGGGCAGAGGTGCCGGCCTGGTATGCGGGCCAGTGTCCCCTTGTGGATGGTGACAAGCTTATCCTTGGCGTGGGTGGAAAGGATACCCTTTTAATGGCCCTGGATTACCGCACAGGTGAAATAATATGGAAGACCCCCAACCCTAGTGGGTGGAAGATGACCCATTCATCCATTGTCCCGATGGACCTTGGCACTGAAAGATCATATGTCTACTGTGCCGGCGGAGGCGTTACAGCTGTTTCAGCAGAAGATGGAAGGCTTTTATGGTCATACCCTGAGTGGCGCATCAATATAGCAAATGTGCCCACACCTTTAATAATTGACAGGGAGCGTATATTTTTATGCGGGGGATATAATGCAGGGGCCATGATGCTCTCTGTAAAAAAGAGGGGTGATAATTATGTGCCGGAGCCCCTTTACAGGCTGAATGCAAGGGTATTCGGCTCTGACCAGCAGACACCCATATTTTACAAAGGGCATATCTATGGTGTAAGGCCTGATCAGCAGCTTGTCTGCATGGACCTTGATGGAAATATATTATGGACAAGCACCTCAGCAAACAAGTTCGGGCTTGGGCCATATACTGTAATAAACGACATAATTTTTGTTATGGATAATGAGGGCCAGCTCAATGCCGTAAAGGCAACCCATGAGGCCTATCAGCCCCTGACCAGCGCAAGGGTTCTTTCCGGGCATGAGTCATGGGGCCCAATGGCCTTTGTTGCCGGGAGACTCATTGTAAGGGATTTAATCAGTATGAGGTGTCTGGATATAATGAAGGGGGGTTAA
- a CDS encoding PQQ-binding-like beta-propeller repeat protein has translation MGIITRTVIWTILAVIICFILVWGINRHRMQSLRTPDEITQPGPAIPANPEGNWPQFHGNQSQTGYVNGELPDSLKPVWKFKTGGGVKSSPAIVNNIVYIGSSDKHIHAIDVQTGKPLWSRLLDDEVETSPTVIDKVVYIGTLAGTLYALDSGTGAELWKFSTEDKLTGGVNWFRNAENNLYILAGSYDSILYCVDARAGKAVWQYETGNYINGSPAVDDKYCVFGGCDAIIHIINLTDGKKAGEIDTGAYIAASAAIRGGFVFIGNYEGELLKASLATHEIAWRYKINKSPFISSPAVTDSTVVIGGGDMNIHCIDILTGMARWTYKTLDAVNSSPVIVGTRVIAGSDDGRLYMLKLTDGKMIWSYETGRSITSSPAVANGMVVTGCDDGMVYCFK, from the coding sequence ATGGGCATTATAACCCGCACAGTAATATGGACAATATTGGCAGTGATTATATGTTTCATTCTGGTGTGGGGCATAAACAGGCATCGTATGCAAAGCCTTAGAACCCCTGATGAGATTACACAGCCTGGCCCGGCTATCCCGGCCAATCCAGAAGGAAATTGGCCTCAGTTTCACGGAAACCAATCCCAGACCGGCTATGTCAACGGTGAACTGCCAGACAGCCTTAAACCTGTATGGAAATTCAAAACAGGAGGCGGGGTTAAATCATCCCCTGCAATTGTTAATAATATAGTATATATCGGCTCTTCTGATAAACATATCCATGCTATTGATGTTCAAACAGGTAAACCGCTCTGGTCAAGGCTTCTGGATGATGAGGTCGAGACATCTCCTACAGTTATTGATAAAGTGGTGTATATAGGCACCCTTGCAGGAACCCTCTATGCTCTCGATTCAGGAACAGGGGCTGAGCTCTGGAAATTTAGTACAGAAGATAAACTTACAGGGGGAGTTAACTGGTTCAGGAATGCAGAAAACAATCTATATATACTCGCAGGAAGTTACGATTCAATCCTGTATTGTGTTGATGCCCGGGCCGGGAAGGCAGTCTGGCAATATGAAACAGGAAACTATATAAATGGGTCTCCTGCTGTAGATGATAAATACTGTGTGTTTGGCGGATGCGATGCGATTATACATATTATCAATCTAACCGACGGTAAAAAGGCAGGCGAGATTGATACAGGCGCATATATTGCCGCCTCTGCTGCAATAAGGGGTGGGTTTGTTTTTATCGGTAATTATGAAGGCGAGTTATTAAAGGCGTCACTCGCCACACATGAAATAGCCTGGCGTTATAAAATTAATAAAAGCCCTTTTATCTCTTCACCTGCTGTTACAGACAGCACAGTTGTAATCGGTGGCGGTGACATGAATATTCACTGTATAGATATATTAACAGGCATGGCCCGCTGGACATATAAAACCCTGGATGCAGTAAACAGCTCTCCTGTGATAGTTGGTACCAGGGTTATCGCAGGCAGTGATGACGGCAGGTTATACATGTTAAAGTTAACAGACGGTAAAATGATTTGGTCATATGAGACCGGCAGATCAATAACCTCTTCCCCTGCCGTGGCTAATGGCATGGTCGTTACGGGGTGTGATGACGGGATGGTATATTGTTTCAAATGA
- a CDS encoding flavodoxin family protein, with product MKVLLVNGSPTKNGCTDTALTEVANAINNEGIETEIYWTGNKAISGCIACYKCREKGKCIIDDAVNDFVEMAEGVDGFIFGSPVHYAAAGGAITSFMDRSFFSAALSGRRYFYLKPAACVVSARRGGTTAAFDQLMKYFTISEMPVISSRYWNMVHGSNPEEVKKDLEGMQIMRVLGKNMAWFLKCKEAGEKAGVPLPQREDIIFTNFIR from the coding sequence ATGAAGGTATTATTAGTTAACGGAAGCCCTACTAAAAATGGATGCACAGACACGGCCCTTACTGAGGTGGCGAATGCCATCAATAATGAAGGCATTGAAACCGAGATATACTGGACTGGTAATAAAGCTATTTCCGGTTGCATTGCCTGCTATAAATGCAGGGAAAAGGGGAAATGTATTATTGATGATGCGGTTAATGATTTTGTGGAGATGGCAGAGGGCGTTGATGGTTTTATATTCGGTTCACCTGTTCATTACGCTGCTGCGGGCGGGGCTATCACGTCGTTTATGGATCGTTCCTTCTTTTCTGCTGCCTTAAGCGGCCGCAGATACTTCTACCTGAAACCTGCTGCCTGTGTTGTCTCTGCCCGCAGGGGAGGCACAACAGCGGCGTTTGACCAGTTGATGAAATACTTTACCATTTCAGAGATGCCGGTCATCTCATCCCGGTACTGGAACATGGTGCATGGTTCAAACCCTGAAGAGGTTAAAAAGGATCTTGAAGGGATGCAGATCATGCGGGTGCTGGGTAAAAACATGGCCTGGTTTTTAAAATGCAAAGAGGCCGGAGAAAAGGCAGGGGTGCCTCTTCCGCAGAGGGAAGATATCATCTTCACTAATTTTATCCGTTAG
- the cysK gene encoding cysteine synthase A, whose translation MAKIYQDITKTVGNTPLVKLNRMTEGIDATILVKMETFNPLSSVKDRIGLAMIEDAEKKGLIKKGAVIIEPTSGNTGIALAFVAAARGYKLILTMPETMSMERRQLLKILGAELVLTEGAKGMKGAVAKAEELATETPNSFIPQQFNNPANPEIHRKTTAEEIWNDTDGNVDILVAGVGTGGTLTGVSEVFKKRRPGFKAIAVEPETSPVLSGGNPGPHKIQGIGAGFVPGVLNREIIDEIIQVKAEDAGRTARDLARLEGILGGISAGGNVWAALEVAKRPENRGKTIVTVICDTGERYLSTWLFQE comes from the coding sequence ATGGCAAAGATATATCAGGATATTACAAAGACAGTAGGTAATACGCCCCTTGTAAAGTTAAACCGGATGACCGAAGGAATAGATGCTACAATACTGGTAAAGATGGAGACATTTAATCCCCTTTCGAGCGTCAAGGACCGTATTGGCTTAGCCATGATTGAAGATGCAGAAAAAAAAGGGCTTATTAAAAAGGGGGCAGTAATTATTGAACCCACAAGCGGAAATACTGGCATAGCCCTGGCCTTTGTCGCGGCTGCAAGGGGATATAAGCTTATACTTACAATGCCTGAGACCATGAGCATGGAGCGGAGGCAGCTTTTAAAGATACTGGGCGCTGAGCTGGTGCTTACTGAAGGGGCAAAGGGGATGAAGGGCGCTGTGGCAAAGGCTGAAGAGCTTGCAACGGAAACGCCTAACAGCTTTATCCCCCAGCAGTTCAATAACCCTGCTAACCCGGAGATACACAGAAAGACCACAGCAGAGGAGATATGGAATGATACAGATGGTAATGTTGACATCCTTGTTGCAGGGGTTGGTACAGGTGGAACCCTGACCGGTGTATCTGAGGTGTTCAAGAAACGCAGGCCGGGGTTTAAGGCCATAGCGGTAGAGCCGGAGACATCACCAGTGCTCTCTGGTGGAAATCCCGGCCCCCACAAGATTCAGGGAATAGGGGCAGGGTTTGTACCGGGGGTGCTGAACAGAGAAATAATTGATGAAATTATCCAGGTGAAGGCGGAAGATGCAGGCAGGACAGCGAGGGATTTAGCCCGGTTAGAGGGGATTCTGGGCGGTATTTCAGCCGGGGGTAATGTCTGGGCTGCACTTGAGGTAGCAAAACGACCTGAAAACAGGGGCAAGACCATTGTTACTGTTATATGCGATACGGGTGAACGCTATCTTTCTACATGGCTGTTTCAGGAGTGA
- a CDS encoding glycosyltransferase family 4 protein, with the protein MKIIQITPGSGDNFYCENCLRDQALLRTLFSQGHKIMMVPLYLPIRLDSSEMAIDAPIFYGGINVYLQQKLGLFRKTPRWLDSLFDNRSLLSKISKKAGMTSSKDLGETTISMLKGENGNQVKELERLIDWITSDMEMPDVVILSNILIGGLASAMKERLKAPLVCLLQDEEAFVDSLGEPYSSEAWALMQRCSNEIDAFISVSYAYANRIAPRLNLNEKRLHTVYMGIDMKEYQQAVTIPAKPAIGFLSRMCPQRGLDTLIDAFILLKKKPELKGCQLQVSGGKNQADEPFVRDMKRKLERAGIAGDVQFIPEFLGEGRRQWLKTLSVMCVPEREEAAYGLFALEAQASGVPVVVPKIGIFPEMLELTGGGILVDPNTPEKFAAALTQLLINPDKAFSIGQKGKKGIEEHFDIQKTSASLIRILEKVVGSA; encoded by the coding sequence ATGAAAATAATACAGATAACACCAGGGTCAGGGGATAATTTTTACTGCGAGAACTGCCTGAGAGATCAGGCCCTTTTAAGGACGCTTTTTAGCCAGGGGCATAAGATAATGATGGTGCCCCTTTACCTGCCCATCAGGCTTGATTCGTCTGAGATGGCAATTGATGCCCCCATATTTTATGGAGGCATCAATGTCTACCTGCAGCAGAAGCTGGGCCTGTTCCGCAAGACCCCAAGGTGGCTGGACAGTCTGTTTGATAACCGTTCACTGCTTTCAAAGATCTCAAAAAAGGCAGGTATGACCAGCTCAAAGGATCTGGGAGAAACTACTATTTCCATGCTTAAGGGTGAAAATGGCAATCAGGTTAAGGAGCTGGAACGCCTTATTGACTGGATTACGAGTGATATGGAGATGCCGGATGTGGTTATCCTCTCCAATATTTTAATCGGGGGGCTGGCGTCTGCCATGAAAGAGCGTTTAAAGGCGCCTCTTGTATGTCTGCTTCAGGATGAAGAGGCATTTGTGGACAGCCTGGGCGAACCCTACAGCAGCGAGGCATGGGCGCTCATGCAGAGATGCTCAAATGAGATAGATGCATTCATCTCTGTAAGTTATGCCTATGCAAACCGCATTGCTCCGAGATTGAACCTGAATGAAAAGAGGCTCCATACAGTATATATGGGCATAGATATGAAAGAGTATCAGCAGGCTGTGACCATACCGGCAAAACCTGCAATAGGATTTCTTTCACGAATGTGCCCCCAGAGAGGTCTTGATACCCTGATTGATGCCTTTATCCTGCTTAAGAAGAAGCCGGAACTTAAAGGGTGCCAGCTACAGGTATCAGGCGGCAAGAACCAGGCAGATGAACCCTTTGTAAGAGATATGAAACGAAAACTGGAGAGGGCAGGCATTGCCGGGGATGTTCAATTTATACCGGAGTTTTTAGGCGAGGGGCGCAGACAATGGTTAAAGACTCTCTCTGTAATGTGCGTACCTGAAAGGGAAGAGGCCGCATATGGCCTTTTTGCCCTGGAGGCACAGGCGTCAGGGGTGCCGGTTGTAGTCCCAAAGATCGGCATATTCCCGGAGATGCTTGAACTGACAGGAGGCGGCATACTTGTTGATCCCAATACACCTGAAAAATTTGCCGCGGCCCTTACGCAACTTCTCATTAACCCTGATAAGGCATTCAGCATCGGACAAAAGGGGAAAAAAGGGATAGAGGAGCATTTTGATATACAAAAGACATCAGCCAGCCTGATTAGAATTCTTGAAAAGGTGGTTGGGAGCGCATAG
- the mnmA gene encoding tRNA 2-thiouridine(34) synthase MnmA → MKKVLVAMSGGVDSSVAAFLLKQAGYDVTGVTMCLGMQKEEGEAACCGKDAIDDARTVCDKIRIPHHVIDFAAMFERHVIERFIGEYNMGRTPNPCVECNGSLKFGRLLEMTREMGFEYLATGHYARIIQNEKGYSLMKAKDITKDQSYFLYPIKKDDLGAILFPVGDYLKNDVRRIAEEAKLVVAEKAESQDICFIGKGGLEKFFIDSGGLVKPGPIVDKSGKEVGTHKGIVFYTIGQRHGMGISSKVPLYVSAINAEKNEIVAGTREDIYSSSLSVVDINMLVDTMPESGSGKIRYRKKESPCHLSYVDGKIEVEFDGPQESVTPGQSFVFYQGDQVMGGGIINEVIKGTIN, encoded by the coding sequence ATGAAAAAAGTGCTTGTAGCCATGAGCGGGGGTGTTGATTCCTCTGTAGCCGCCTTTTTACTTAAGCAGGCAGGATATGATGTAACAGGGGTTACCATGTGTCTTGGCATGCAAAAGGAGGAGGGCGAGGCAGCCTGCTGTGGAAAGGATGCAATCGATGATGCAAGGACAGTATGCGATAAAATCAGGATACCCCATCATGTAATCGATTTTGCTGCCATGTTTGAAAGGCATGTGATTGAAAGATTTATAGGTGAATATAATATGGGCAGGACCCCTAATCCTTGTGTTGAGTGTAACGGGTCTTTAAAATTCGGACGCCTGCTTGAGATGACACGTGAGATGGGGTTTGAGTATCTGGCCACAGGTCATTATGCCAGGATCATACAAAATGAAAAGGGTTACAGCCTGATGAAGGCAAAGGATATTACAAAGGATCAGAGCTATTTTTTATACCCAATAAAAAAAGATGATCTTGGAGCCATACTTTTTCCGGTTGGTGACTATCTGAAAAATGATGTGAGGAGAATCGCAGAAGAGGCCAAGCTGGTTGTGGCAGAAAAGGCCGAGAGCCAGGATATATGTTTTATCGGGAAGGGCGGGCTTGAAAAGTTTTTTATTGATAGCGGAGGGCTGGTAAAGCCCGGCCCTATAGTTGATAAGAGCGGAAAAGAGGTCGGCACACATAAGGGGATTGTTTTTTATACCATTGGTCAGCGTCATGGTATGGGTATTTCATCAAAGGTGCCCCTCTATGTTTCAGCCATCAATGCGGAAAAAAATGAGATTGTTGCTGGCACAAGAGAGGATATCTATTCATCATCCCTTTCTGTCGTGGATATAAATATGCTGGTTGATACTATGCCAGAGTCTGGCAGTGGCAAAATAAGGTACCGTAAAAAGGAGTCGCCATGCCATCTTTCATATGTGGATGGGAAGATAGAGGTGGAGTTTGATGGCCCGCAGGAGTCAGTCACCCCAGGTCAATCCTTTGTGTTCTACCAGGGAGATCAGGTGATGGGCGGCGGAATCATCAATGAAGTTATAAAAGGAACAATAAATTAA
- a CDS encoding PQQ-binding-like beta-propeller repeat protein, with product MKTIVMSISILFLLAFNQTSEADWPQYLGPNRNAVSGEKGLLRSWPKDGPKVLWTVPLGEGFGGPAISEGKVYVYDRVDDETNILRCLDLNTGKEEWTIANNAPGSVSYDGSRSVPTIDGDMIYICDLFGNLTCVNKNSRKAVWSKNIWKGLGGSDFPKWAISQNPLIYKEMLIVAPQTPTTGLVAFDKQNGNIIWRTPELPGNVGYVSPALVKINGEEHLTMVTASSRDGSTKGAVIGYSPIDGKRLWVYEGFQCGIPVPNVTQVSDNQLFITGGYRAGGALFQIEKDGDSYTAKEILSSKKFGTHVHPAILYKGHLYGHCSNNEVRDGFVCMDLKGNIKWETGRNPGFDKGGFILADDMIISSDGEKMLYLIDPNPTEFRVLAKAELLETKQAWAPLALSDGKLVIRDQKQMKCVVVK from the coding sequence ATGAAAACCATAGTAATGAGTATCTCTATTTTATTTCTTTTAGCCTTTAATCAGACCTCTGAAGCTGACTGGCCCCAGTACCTTGGCCCGAATAGAAATGCAGTATCCGGTGAAAAGGGACTTCTAAGGTCATGGCCAAAGGATGGTCCAAAGGTGCTGTGGACAGTACCTCTTGGCGAAGGGTTTGGCGGTCCGGCAATAAGCGAAGGCAAGGTGTATGTGTATGATAGGGTTGATGATGAGACCAACATACTCCGCTGCCTGGATCTTAATACAGGTAAGGAAGAATGGACCATCGCCAATAATGCGCCAGGGTCGGTCAGCTATGATGGATCAAGGTCAGTGCCTACTATAGACGGTGACATGATTTATATATGTGACCTCTTTGGGAACCTTACCTGTGTTAACAAAAATAGCCGCAAGGCTGTATGGAGTAAAAACATCTGGAAAGGTTTAGGCGGTTCAGATTTTCCTAAATGGGCAATCTCTCAGAACCCGCTGATATACAAGGAAATGCTCATTGTCGCTCCACAAACCCCGACTACAGGGCTCGTGGCCTTTGATAAACAAAATGGGAATATTATCTGGAGAACCCCTGAACTCCCCGGAAATGTCGGGTATGTTTCACCCGCACTTGTAAAAATCAATGGTGAAGAGCATCTGACCATGGTAACTGCCAGCAGTCGTGATGGTTCAACAAAGGGTGCAGTCATAGGGTATAGTCCAATAGACGGAAAACGTCTATGGGTCTATGAAGGCTTTCAGTGTGGTATCCCCGTACCCAATGTTACCCAGGTCAGTGACAACCAACTCTTTATAACCGGCGGATACAGGGCAGGGGGGGCTCTTTTTCAGATAGAAAAAGATGGAGATTCCTATACGGCTAAGGAGATATTAAGTTCAAAAAAGTTTGGCACCCATGTTCACCCGGCTATACTGTATAAAGGCCATCTTTACGGCCACTGCAGTAATAATGAAGTCAGAGACGGTTTCGTGTGTATGGATCTTAAGGGAAATATCAAATGGGAAACCGGAAGAAACCCTGGTTTTGACAAGGGAGGTTTTATCCTGGCAGATGACATGATCATAAGCAGTGACGGCGAAAAAATGCTATATCTTATTGATCCGAATCCAACAGAGTTCAGGGTGCTGGCAAAAGCTGAGTTGCTGGAAACGAAACAGGCCTGGGCACCTTTGGCATTGAGTGATGGAAAACTTGTAATACGGGATCAGAAACAGATGAAATGTGTGGTGGTGAAATAA
- a CDS encoding iron-sulfur cluster assembly scaffold protein codes for MDHFKNPRNVGEMVNPSGVGNAGNPVCGDTMQLHIKVADNIIIDAKFKTFGCGAAIATSSMMTELIINRTIDEAMAVSNKTVADALGGLSQAKMHCSVLAEQALGSAIDDYHTRRKEADL; via the coding sequence ATGGATCATTTTAAAAATCCCAGGAATGTGGGTGAGATGGTAAACCCCAGCGGTGTGGGGAATGCCGGTAACCCGGTATGCGGAGACACTATGCAGCTGCATATTAAGGTTGCTGACAATATCATAATAGATGCAAAGTTTAAAACATTTGGCTGCGGGGCTGCTATTGCCACAAGTTCTATGATGACTGAGCTTATCATCAATAGGACGATTGATGAGGCAATGGCTGTCTCAAATAAAACAGTTGCCGATGCGCTTGGAGGGTTGTCACAGGCCAAGATGCACTGTTCAGTGCTGGCTGAACAGGCATTGGGAAGTGCTATTGATGATTATCACACGCGCAGGAAAGAAGCTGATCTATGA
- a CDS encoding ABC transporter ATP-binding protein: MLELIEVTKGYGAPGLPGYVPVLQSVYLKLNKGESIAVLGPSGCGKSTLLNITGALDRPSSGRVILNGRDLTTLNEAELAHVRNKEIGFVFQMHHLLPHCTVLENILIPTIAFHEPGKSASYRGRALELMERIGISECMNRLPGELSGGQRQRAAVARALINSPGLLLADEPTGSLDHETAESVMDLLNDLNNSEKITLVVVTHAIDLAGKFGRLCTIQKGILVEEAKHER; this comes from the coding sequence ATGCTGGAATTAATTGAGGTAACAAAGGGCTATGGGGCCCCTGGTCTTCCGGGATATGTGCCTGTTCTTCAATCGGTTTATCTTAAGCTTAACAAAGGTGAATCCATTGCTGTGCTTGGCCCTTCAGGGTGCGGCAAGAGCACGCTCCTCAATATAACAGGGGCACTGGACAGGCCATCCTCAGGCAGGGTCATTCTAAATGGCCGTGATCTTACAACATTAAACGAGGCAGAGCTGGCCCATGTACGCAACAAAGAGATAGGGTTTGTCTTCCAGATGCATCACCTCTTGCCCCACTGTACTGTGCTTGAGAATATCCTCATCCCTACAATCGCCTTTCATGAACCTGGTAAGAGCGCCTCATACAGGGGCAGGGCGCTTGAACTCATGGAAAGGATCGGCATATCAGAGTGCATGAACCGTCTTCCCGGTGAACTGTCAGGGGGGCAGCGTCAGAGGGCCGCAGTGGCCAGGGCATTGATAAACTCACCGGGGCTCCTTCTGGCTGATGAACCCACAGGGTCGCTTGACCATGAAACAGCCGAAAGCGTAATGGATCTGCTTAATGATTTGAACAATAGTGAAAAGATTACCCTTGTCGTGGTAACCCATGCAATTGACCTGGCCGGAAAGTTTGGCAGGCTCTGCACCATTCAAAAGGGTATTCTTGTGGAAGAGGCAAAGCATGAGCGATAA